The following proteins are encoded in a genomic region of Populus nigra chromosome 16, ddPopNigr1.1, whole genome shotgun sequence:
- the LOC133675111 gene encoding protein Dr1 homolog, producing the protein MEPMDIVGKSKEDASLPKATMTKIIKEMLPPDVRVARDAQDLLIECCVEFINLVSSESNEVCSREDKRTIAPEHVLKALEVLGFGEYIEEVYAAYEQHKLETMHDSLKGGKWSNGAAMTEEEAAAAQQRMFDEARARMNGGVTAPKQPETNQSLKS; encoded by the exons ATGGAACCGATGGATATAGTTGGTAAATCGAAAGAGGATGCTTCGCTTCCTAAAG CAACTATGACCAAAATTATTAAAGAGATGTTGCCCCCAGATGTTCGTGTTGCCAGAGATGCCCAAGATCTTTTAATTGAGTGTTGTGTAG AATTTATAAACCTTGTATCATCAGAGTCCAATGAAGTTTGTAGCAGAGAGGACAAGCGAACAATTGCACCTGAGCATGTACTCAAGGCTTTAGAG GTTCTTGGGTTTGGAGAGTACATTGAGGAGGTTTATGCTGCATATGAGCAACACAAGCTAGAGACtatg CATGACTCTTTAAAAGGTGGTAAATGGAGCAATGGAGCGGCAATGACCGAGGAAGAAGCAGCCGCTGCGCAGCAAAGGATGTTTGATGAGGCGCGTGCTAGAATGAATGGTGGGGTCACTGCCCCAAAGCAACCAGAGACTAACCAAAGTTTAAAGAGCTAA